A region from the Lolium perenne isolate Kyuss_39 chromosome 4, Kyuss_2.0, whole genome shotgun sequence genome encodes:
- the LOC127295758 gene encoding abscisic acid receptor PYL4-like, which produces MPCIPVSSPSIQHQHHHHRVLGSVGAGMGCGAEAAVAAATTTGMMCGAHHDEVPAEVARHHEHAEPGSGQCCSAVVQHVAAPAAAVWSVVRRFDQPQAYKRFVRSCALVAGDGGVGTLREVHVVSGLPAASSRERLEILDDESHVLSFRVVGGEHRLKNYLSVTTVHPSPAAPSSATVVVESYVVDVPAGNTIEDTRVFIDTIVKCNLQSLAKTAEKLAAAS; this is translated from the coding sequence ATGCCGTGCATCCCGGTGTCCAGCCCCAGCatccagcaccagcaccaccaccaccgggtcCTCGGAAGCGTCGGCGCCGGCATGGGTTgcggggcggaggcggcggtggccGCTGCAACGACGACTGGGATGATGTGCGGGGCGCACCACGACGAGGTGCCGGCGGAGGTGGCGCGGCACCACGAGCACGCGGAGCCCGGGTCCGGCCAGTGCTGCTCCGCGGTGGTGCAGCACGTTGCCGCCCCCGCGGCCGCGGTGTGGTCCGTGGTGCGGCGGTTCGACCAGCCGCAGGCGTACAAGCGGTTCGTGCGCAGCTGCGCGCTGgtggcgggcgacggcggcgtgGGCACGCTCCGGGAGGTGCACGTCGTGTCGGGCCTCCCCGCGGCGTCCAGCCGCGAGCGGCTGGAGATCCTGGACGACGAGAGCCACGTGCTGAGCTTCCGCGTCGTCGGCGGCGAGCACCGGCTCAAGAACTACCTTTCCGTCACCACCGTCCACCCGTCCCCCGCCGCCCCATCCAGTGCCACCGTCGTAGTCGAGTCCTACGTCGTGGACGTGCCGGCGGGCAACACCATCGAGGACACCCGCGTCttcatcgacaccatcgtcaAGTGCAACCTCCAGTCGCTGGCCAAGACCGCAGAGAAGCTCGCCGCCGCGTCGTGA